One genomic window of Monodelphis domestica isolate mMonDom1 chromosome 1, mMonDom1.pri, whole genome shotgun sequence includes the following:
- the LOC100029962 gene encoding olfactory receptor 10G2-like → MEKTKNNSMESKVTEFILLGLSHPPNLRTFLCLVFLVIYILTQLGNMLILLTVWADPQLHARPMYILLGVLSFLDMWLSSVIVPRIILNFTHASKAMSFAGCVAQLYSFHFLGSTQCFLYTLMAYDRYLAICRPLHYPVLMNGRLCTMLVAGAWVAGSIHGSIQATLTFRLPYCGPNQVDYFFCDIPAVLRLACADTTINELVTFVDIGVVAASCFLLILLSYANIVYAILQIRTADGRRKAFSTCGSHLTVVTVYYVPCIFIYLRPGSKSPLDGAVAVFYTVVTPLLNPLIYTLRNKEVKSALRKLVCLSKDSSDTRPAPSQLTSPERVPKGLSPEPPEGQSPLRGAPARSP, encoded by the exons ATGGAAAAGACCAAAAATAACTCAATGGAGTCCAAGGTGACAGAATTCATCCTCTTGGGATTATCTCACCCACCAAATCTGAGGACCTTCCTCTGCCTGGTCTTCTTAGTTATTTACATCTTGACACAACTGGGGAATATGCTTATCTTGCTCACGGTCTGGGCTGACCCACAACTCCATGCTCGCCCCATGTACATACTTCTGGGTGTCCTCTCCTTCCTAGACATGTGGCTTTCTTCAGTCATTGTTCCACGGATCATCCTGAACTTCACTCATGCCAGTAAGGCTATGTCATTTGCAGGGTGTGTGGCCCAGCTCTATTCTTTTCACTTCCTAGGAAGCACTCAATGCTTCCTCTACACCTTGATGGCATATGACAGATACCTGGCAATATGCAGACCTCTACATTACCCTGTGCTAATGAATGGACGTCTATGCACGATGCTTGTGGCTGGAGCATGGGTGGCTGGCTCTATCCATGGTTCTATCCAGGCTACCTTGACTTTCCGACTGCCTTACTGTGGACCCAATCAGGTAGATTACTTTTTCTGTGACATCCCTGCAGTGCTGAGGCTGGCCTGTGCTGACACCACTATCAATGAGCTGGTGACCTTTGTAGACATTGGGGTGGTGGCTGCCAGCTGCTTCCTGCTGATCCTGCTCTCCTATGCAAACATTGTCTATGCCATCCTACAGATCCGTACAGCAGATGGGAGGCGAAAAGCCTTTTCCACCTGTGGCTCACACCTGACTGTGGTTACTGTATATTATGTCCCCTGCATTTTCATCTACCTCCGGCCTGGCTCCAAGAGCCCCCTGGATGGAGCAGTGGCAGTATTTTACACAGTTGTCACTCCATTGTTAAACCCCCTAATTTACACACTGAGGAACAAAGAAGTAAAGTCAGCACTGAGAAAGCTA gtctgtctaagcaaggattctagtgacaccaggccagctccatctcagctgacttcaccagagagagttccaaagggcctctctccagagcctccagagggacagagtcccctcagaggagctccagcaagatctccttag